From the Lysobacter sp. FW306-1B-D06B genome, one window contains:
- a CDS encoding polysaccharide biosynthesis/export family protein: MFRWILRAGLFACILLSSACVSHAGREELDSLPAADSVVDALGRSEYRIGPSDLLTVTVFQVDDLNREVRVNNAGLISLPLVGAVDVAGRTVGEIEELLAERYSERYLRTPQVSVFVKEFSSQRVTVSGAVKKPGIYPMASRLTLVQSISLAEGLSEIGSERNVLVFRTVGGERKYARFDVKAINRGEQPDPEIYGDDVIVVDTSAGRLTLKTLVQLAPFVAVWRAYQ, encoded by the coding sequence GTGTTCCGCTGGATTCTCCGCGCAGGTCTCTTCGCCTGCATTTTGTTGTCATCTGCCTGTGTCAGTCACGCCGGGCGGGAGGAGCTGGATTCCCTGCCGGCAGCGGACTCGGTGGTCGATGCGCTCGGACGCAGTGAGTACCGAATAGGTCCCAGTGACTTGCTGACCGTGACGGTTTTCCAGGTCGATGATCTGAACCGCGAAGTGCGAGTCAATAACGCGGGACTGATCTCGCTTCCGCTCGTTGGTGCGGTGGACGTGGCGGGTCGCACGGTGGGCGAGATCGAGGAATTGCTTGCGGAGCGCTACAGCGAGCGTTATCTCCGTACACCGCAGGTCAGCGTCTTTGTCAAAGAGTTCTCCAGTCAGCGCGTAACCGTCAGCGGCGCGGTCAAGAAGCCGGGGATCTATCCAATGGCTTCGCGTCTGACGCTGGTGCAGTCGATTTCGCTTGCGGAAGGGCTCAGTGAAATTGGGAGCGAACGCAACGTTCTTGTCTTCCGAACCGTGGGCGGAGAACGCAAGTACGCGCGCTTCGATGTAAAGGCCATAAATCGCGGCGAGCAGCCGGACCCGGAGATCTACGGTGACGACGTCATCGTCGTCGATACATCGGCTGGGCGCCTTACCTTGAAGACGCTGGTCCAGTTGGCGCCCTTCGTCGCGGTCTGGAGGGCATACCAATGA
- a CDS encoding CpsB/CapC family capsule biosynthesis tyrosine phosphatase: MYDLHCHLLPAIDDGPADLETSLEMARMAVADGITTVACTPHIYPGVYENTAHGIRAAIGAFQCELDQRGIALRLVEGADVHLAPDLIEGIQAGRIPTIAGSRYLLLEPPHHVAPPRFEETVFDLMVAGLVPVITHPERLSWIETHFDLFERLAMRGAWMQITAGALTGRFGKRVKYWSERFVGDGMCMIIATDAHHPRRRPPCLMEAREAAGALVGGEEATNQVVIRPRGIVNDVPPSDLPAAALRTCPRDQRNANGPIRASVFGRLLGRKTGV, encoded by the coding sequence ATGTACGACTTGCACTGCCATCTGCTTCCGGCCATCGATGACGGCCCGGCCGATCTTGAAACAAGCCTGGAAATGGCTCGCATGGCGGTTGCCGATGGCATCACCACGGTCGCGTGCACGCCGCACATCTATCCGGGGGTGTACGAGAATACGGCGCACGGCATCCGTGCGGCGATAGGCGCTTTCCAGTGCGAGTTGGATCAACGCGGAATCGCGTTGAGGCTGGTCGAAGGTGCTGATGTCCATCTCGCCCCCGACCTGATCGAAGGAATCCAGGCTGGACGCATCCCTACGATCGCCGGTTCGCGCTATCTGCTGCTGGAGCCGCCGCATCACGTCGCGCCGCCGCGCTTCGAAGAGACAGTGTTCGATCTGATGGTGGCAGGGCTGGTGCCCGTCATCACGCACCCGGAGCGTCTCAGCTGGATCGAAACGCATTTTGATCTGTTCGAGCGATTGGCCATGCGCGGCGCGTGGATGCAGATCACCGCCGGCGCGCTGACAGGTCGCTTCGGAAAGCGCGTGAAATACTGGAGTGAACGCTTCGTCGGCGATGGCATGTGCATGATCATCGCCACCGATGCACATCACCCGCGCCGCCGCCCCCCTTGCCTGATGGAGGCTCGCGAAGCCGCTGGCGCACTTGTTGGTGGCGAAGAGGCAACGAATCAGGTGGTGATCCGCCCACGTGGCATCGTCAACGACGTCCCGCCGAGTGATTTGCCTGCGGCTGCCCTGCGTACTTGCCCGCGCGACCAGCGCAATGCAAACGGCCCGATCCGCGCCAGTGTGTTTGGGCGGCTGTTAGGGCGCAAGACTGGGGTGTAA
- the pgsA gene encoding CDP-diacylglycerol--glycerol-3-phosphate 3-phosphatidyltransferase, which yields MKLTVPTMLTLLRILLIPVLVLVFYLPYKWTNFAAAFIFAFASITDWLDGWIARRYNQYSAFGAFLDPVADKLMVAIALLLTVQKHPTVWMALWAAVIIGREIAVSALREWMAELGQRATVKVASIGKIKTIVQMVALVCLLYQEPLYGVNIFLVGEWLLAAAALLTLWSGFAYLRAAWPVLREDARS from the coding sequence ATGAAGTTGACCGTACCGACCATGCTGACCCTGCTGCGGATCCTGCTGATCCCGGTGCTGGTGCTGGTCTTCTATCTGCCCTACAAGTGGACCAATTTCGCGGCGGCTTTCATCTTCGCGTTCGCCTCCATCACCGACTGGCTGGATGGTTGGATCGCGCGCCGCTATAACCAGTATTCGGCGTTCGGCGCGTTCCTCGATCCGGTTGCCGACAAGCTGATGGTCGCCATCGCGCTGCTGCTGACCGTGCAGAAGCATCCAACCGTGTGGATGGCGCTGTGGGCGGCGGTCATCATCGGCCGTGAAATCGCCGTTTCCGCGCTGCGCGAGTGGATGGCCGAACTCGGCCAGCGCGCCACTGTGAAGGTCGCTTCGATCGGCAAGATCAAGACGATCGTGCAGATGGTGGCGCTGGTATGCCTGCTGTACCAGGAGCCGCTGTATGGCGTGAACATCTTCCTGGTCGGCGAATGGCTGCTTGCTGCGGCTGCATTGCTGACGCTGTGGTCTGGCTTCGCATACCTGCGCGCTGCATGGCCGGTATTGCGCGAAGACGCGCGTTCATAG
- the uvrC gene encoding excinuclease ABC subunit UvrC has translation MSQTVAPAFDGKAFVKHLSTAPGVYRMIAADESVLYVGKAGALKNRVSSYFNATPKSARIMAMLAQTARMEVTVTRTEAEALILENQLIKSLKPRYNVLLRDDKSYPYVLMTQEAWPRIAMHRGPRAIPGRYFGPYASVGAVRDTLNLMHKLFKLRSCEDSVFRNRSRPCLQHQIGRCSAPCVGLVPARDYAESVRRAGLFLEGRSDELSDELVKTMEAASVRLDFEEAARLRDLVASIRSLQARQYVDGRAADLDVLAIAMHGVAACVLLLAFRDGRNLGTRAFFPKTNGSENAEEVLAAFVSQYYGEQTPPREIVLDRDIPDRELIEHALSSTGERRVQIKCNVRGERAGYLDMARRNAELSLAAERTSHAAQHARAEALREMLGLAALPSRIECFDISHTMGEATVASCVVFDAEGPVRGQYRRFNISGIEPGDDYAAMHQAIERRFRRAVEEGGVTPDVLLIDGGAGQVAQARAVLGDLGVEGVTLVGVAKGPERRPGEEELLLPDGRTVHPGAESPALQLVQQVRDEAHRFAITGHRGRRQKARNTSRLEDIAGIGPRRRANLLRHFGGLGGLKAAGIEEIARVDGINAALAERIYATLHGLDVPDRPTERPTPLDMPEPTGGARSEG, from the coding sequence ATGAGCCAAACCGTCGCACCGGCCTTCGATGGCAAGGCCTTCGTCAAGCACCTGAGCACCGCGCCCGGCGTCTACCGGATGATCGCGGCGGACGAGAGCGTGCTGTACGTCGGCAAGGCCGGCGCACTGAAGAACCGTGTGTCGAGCTACTTCAATGCGACACCGAAGTCCGCGCGCATCATGGCGATGCTGGCGCAGACCGCGCGAATGGAAGTCACGGTGACGCGCACCGAGGCCGAAGCGCTGATCCTGGAAAACCAGCTCATCAAGTCGCTCAAGCCGCGCTACAACGTGCTGCTGCGCGACGACAAGAGTTACCCGTACGTGCTGATGACGCAGGAAGCCTGGCCGCGCATCGCCATGCACCGCGGTCCACGCGCAATTCCGGGACGCTACTTCGGCCCCTATGCCAGCGTCGGCGCAGTGCGCGACACGCTCAACCTCATGCACAAGCTGTTCAAGCTGCGCAGCTGCGAGGACAGCGTGTTCCGCAACCGTTCGCGACCGTGCCTGCAGCACCAGATCGGTCGCTGCAGCGCGCCGTGTGTGGGCCTGGTGCCGGCGCGCGACTACGCGGAAAGCGTGCGCCGCGCCGGCCTCTTTCTGGAAGGGCGCAGCGACGAGCTCAGCGACGAGCTGGTGAAGACGATGGAGGCGGCCAGCGTGCGGCTGGATTTCGAGGAGGCCGCGCGGCTGCGCGACCTCGTCGCCTCCATCCGCAGCCTACAGGCACGGCAGTACGTCGACGGACGCGCGGCCGACCTGGACGTATTGGCGATCGCCATGCATGGCGTGGCCGCGTGCGTCCTGCTGCTGGCGTTCCGCGATGGCCGCAACCTGGGCACGCGCGCCTTCTTCCCGAAAACGAACGGCAGCGAGAATGCCGAGGAAGTGCTGGCGGCCTTCGTCTCCCAGTACTACGGCGAACAAACGCCGCCGCGCGAGATCGTGCTGGATCGCGACATCCCCGATCGCGAGCTGATCGAACACGCGCTCTCCAGTACCGGTGAGCGCCGCGTGCAGATCAAGTGCAATGTGCGCGGCGAACGCGCGGGTTACCTCGATATGGCGCGGCGCAACGCGGAGCTCTCGCTGGCGGCCGAACGCACCAGCCATGCGGCGCAGCATGCGCGCGCCGAAGCGCTGCGAGAGATGCTGGGGCTGGCGGCATTGCCTTCGCGCATCGAATGCTTCGACATCAGCCACACCATGGGCGAGGCCACGGTGGCCTCGTGCGTGGTGTTCGATGCCGAAGGCCCCGTCCGCGGGCAGTACCGGCGCTTCAACATCAGCGGCATCGAACCAGGCGACGACTATGCAGCGATGCATCAGGCGATCGAGCGCCGCTTCCGCCGTGCGGTGGAGGAGGGCGGCGTGACGCCGGACGTCCTGCTGATCGACGGCGGTGCCGGGCAGGTCGCCCAGGCGCGTGCCGTGCTGGGCGACCTGGGCGTGGAGGGGGTGACCCTCGTGGGCGTGGCCAAGGGGCCCGAACGCCGGCCCGGCGAGGAGGAGCTCCTCCTGCCCGACGGCCGGACCGTGCACCCCGGGGCCGAATCGCCCGCGCTGCAGCTGGTTCAGCAGGTTCGCGACGAAGCTCACCGATTCGCCATCACCGGCCACCGCGGCCGCCGCCAGAAGGCGCGCAATACCAGCCGACTGGAGGACATCGCCGGCATCGGCCCGCGCCGTCGCGCTAATCTGTTGCGGCATTTCGGCGGGTTAGGGGGCCTGAAGGCGGCGGGTATCGAGGAGATCGCGCGCGTGGACGGCATCAACGCCGCCCTGGCCGAGCGTATCTATGCGACCCTGCACGGGCTGGACGTCCCCGACAGGCCCACCGAACGACCCACCCCCCTGGACATGCCCGAACCGACCGGCGGCGCGCGGAGCGAAGGATGA
- a CDS encoding low molecular weight protein-tyrosine-phosphatase — protein MAEPVRLLVVCLGNICRSPVAEGVLRARIAVSTLAGRVELDSAGTGDWHVGEPPDRRAVANAAQHGIDISGLRARQLASVDYRRFDWVLCADRANLRDVRARAPADAHARIDLLLDWAGMAGEGEIPDPYTGGAAQFEHVYQLLDRAADGVIARLRREYASRLG, from the coding sequence ATGGCTGAACCGGTCCGCCTGCTGGTGGTGTGCCTGGGCAACATCTGCCGTTCGCCCGTGGCCGAAGGCGTGCTGCGCGCGCGCATCGCCGTTTCGACGCTGGCGGGACGCGTGGAACTGGATTCGGCTGGCACGGGCGACTGGCATGTCGGCGAGCCACCGGACCGGCGCGCGGTCGCCAATGCAGCGCAACACGGCATCGACATCAGCGGACTGCGCGCGCGTCAGCTCGCGTCCGTGGACTACCGGCGTTTCGACTGGGTGCTGTGCGCCGATCGCGCCAATCTGCGCGACGTGCGCGCCCGGGCCCCGGCCGACGCGCACGCGCGCATCGACCTGCTGCTGGACTGGGCCGGCATGGCGGGCGAGGGCGAGATTCCCGATCCCTATACCGGTGGCGCCGCACAGTTCGAGCACGTCTACCAGCTCCTGGACCGCGCGGCCGACGGCGTGATCGCACGCCTGCGCCGGGAGTACGCGTCGCGCCTGGGCTGA
- the kdsB gene encoding 3-deoxy-manno-octulosonate cytidylyltransferase, translated as MNAQTPGFVVAIPARFGASRLPGKPLRLLAGEPLVLHVARRALKAGAREVWIATDDERIATALDGAGVRVAMTSPDHTSGTDRLAECARIAGWSDDTVVVNLQGDEPFAPASGIRAVAALMQDGETVMATLAAPITDVETLFDPNAVKLVRDGDGHALYFSRAPIPWPRDAFARDRSRMPDNEHGEWLRHIGIYGYRAGFLQRFAALPPGRLEQVESLEQLRVLEAGYRIRVGVTPEPFPPGVDTPEDLARAEAWIAAGHG; from the coding sequence GTGAACGCGCAGACTCCCGGTTTCGTCGTCGCCATTCCGGCGCGCTTCGGCGCCAGCCGCTTGCCGGGCAAGCCGCTGCGCCTGCTGGCCGGCGAGCCGCTGGTGCTGCACGTTGCCCGCCGCGCGCTGAAGGCCGGCGCACGCGAGGTCTGGATCGCAACCGACGACGAGCGCATCGCCACCGCACTGGACGGTGCAGGCGTGCGCGTGGCGATGACATCGCCGGACCACACCTCCGGCACCGACCGGCTGGCCGAATGCGCGCGCATTGCCGGCTGGAGCGACGACACCGTCGTGGTGAACCTGCAGGGCGACGAACCGTTTGCGCCGGCCTCCGGCATACGCGCGGTTGCAGCGCTGATGCAGGACGGCGAGACGGTGATGGCGACGCTCGCGGCGCCCATCACCGACGTGGAGACGTTGTTCGATCCCAACGCCGTGAAGCTGGTTCGTGACGGCGACGGCCATGCGCTGTACTTCAGTCGCGCGCCGATTCCGTGGCCGCGCGATGCGTTCGCGCGCGACCGCAGTCGCATGCCGGATAACGAGCATGGCGAATGGCTGCGCCACATCGGCATCTACGGCTACCGCGCAGGCTTCCTGCAGCGCTTCGCCGCGCTTCCGCCGGGGCGGCTGGAGCAGGTCGAATCACTGGAGCAATTGCGTGTGCTGGAAGCCGGTTACCGCATCCGGGTCGGCGTGACGCCCGAACCGTTCCCGCCCGGCGTCGATACGCCGGAAGACCTGGCCCGCGCCGAAGCCTGGATCGCCGCCGGCCATGGCTGA
- the lpxK gene encoding tetraacyldisaccharide 4'-kinase — MNPPAYWYGDRPAPIGARLLASLYGAISGVRRSAYLKGWLKRRHPGVPVLVVGNITAGGAGKTPLTIALVERLRAEGWNPGVASRGYGREDASTARWVDTRTDAAQGGDEPVLIAHRTGAPVRVDRDRAAAAKALAEAGCDLVICDDGLQHYRLARDIEIEVVDGRRRYGNGQLLPAGPLRELPERGLRCDFRVVNVGTGGADTGFGEWSMRLVADMVDPMLGGRPRKLSAFSGQRVHAVAGIGDPERFFTTLRDFGIAVVPHAFSDHHQYQSVDFEFGSRELPVLMTEKDAVKCAAFADDRFFSVPVRAELPEAFWVSLLDRIAAKARECRELGSKARKKT; from the coding sequence GTGAATCCCCCGGCGTACTGGTACGGCGATCGGCCGGCTCCGATCGGCGCGCGACTCCTGGCCAGTCTGTACGGCGCGATCAGCGGAGTGCGTCGCAGTGCGTATTTGAAGGGTTGGTTGAAGCGACGCCATCCCGGCGTCCCGGTGCTGGTGGTCGGCAACATCACCGCCGGCGGCGCCGGCAAGACGCCGCTGACGATCGCGCTGGTTGAGCGCCTGCGCGCTGAAGGATGGAATCCCGGCGTTGCCAGTCGCGGTTACGGCCGCGAGGACGCATCGACGGCGCGCTGGGTCGACACGCGCACCGATGCCGCGCAGGGCGGCGACGAGCCCGTCCTGATCGCACATCGCACCGGCGCGCCGGTGCGCGTGGATCGCGACCGCGCCGCGGCTGCGAAAGCGCTTGCGGAGGCAGGCTGCGACCTCGTCATCTGCGACGACGGCCTCCAGCATTACCGCCTGGCGCGTGACATCGAGATCGAAGTGGTCGACGGCCGTCGTCGCTACGGCAACGGCCAGTTGCTGCCGGCAGGCCCGTTGCGGGAACTGCCCGAGCGCGGGCTGCGTTGCGATTTCCGCGTGGTGAACGTGGGCACGGGCGGCGCCGACACGGGCTTCGGCGAATGGTCGATGCGGCTGGTGGCCGACATGGTCGATCCGATGCTGGGCGGACGGCCGCGCAAACTGAGCGCCTTCTCCGGACAGCGCGTGCATGCGGTGGCCGGCATCGGTGATCCCGAACGCTTCTTCACGACGTTGCGCGATTTCGGTATCGCTGTGGTGCCGCACGCGTTCTCCGATCACCACCAGTACCAGTCCGTCGATTTCGAATTCGGCAGCCGCGAATTGCCCGTGCTGATGACCGAGAAGGATGCGGTCAAGTGCGCGGCCTTCGCCGACGACCGCTTCTTCAGCGTGCCGGTGCGCGCGGAGCTGCCCGAAGCGTTCTGGGTGAGCCTGCTCGACCGCATCGCTGCGAAGGCGCGTGAATGCCGCGAACTCGGCTCGAAAGCGAGGAAGAAGACGTGA
- the msbA gene encoding lipid A export permease/ATP-binding protein MsbA: MSDDVSPWKTYRRLLHFVAPYRAVLFIALVGMLIEAAAAGAFTKLMKPMVDLTFVSRNPNVGLILPLAIIGIFVARGLAGYLTDTFMARAGRSIARDLRVQVLGKYLRLPGLRFDTEPVSSMLTRLGSDSDQVAQAAIDAAKVMLQQSLQVLVMLGVMLYTSWRVTLAVLLLGPMLAWTMDKVGRRYRRIGHRIQESGAQLLQSADQALSNHQEVKVYGAQSTELARYSGQAEHHLRLSLKVESTRSISSAMVQLMGAIGLALLLFFAGREAMQGRLTAGEFVSLMVAMLAVIPALKQLTNVQGMLQRGVASAERLFDVLDTPDEVDTGTRPLERAQGLLEFRHVTARYPGQAEPALSDITFEAKPGTVTAIVGRSGSGKSTLIKLIPRFYEIEEGQILLDGHPLQDYHLADLRRQVALVGQQVMLFDGTVAANVAYGEMQSADADTLERAVRGANAMEFVERLPKGMHTDIGAKGGRLSGGQRQRLAIARAMLKDAPILILDEATAALDTESERLVQDALEHLMPNRTTLVIAHRLSTIEHADQVLVLDQGRIVERGTHSQLLAQGGLYAHLHRMQFREAE, from the coding sequence GTGAGCGACGACGTCTCGCCCTGGAAGACCTACCGCCGGTTGCTGCATTTCGTCGCACCGTACCGCGCGGTTCTGTTCATCGCACTGGTCGGCATGCTGATCGAAGCCGCCGCGGCCGGTGCGTTCACCAAACTGATGAAGCCGATGGTCGACCTGACCTTCGTCAGCCGCAATCCGAACGTGGGCCTGATCCTGCCGCTGGCGATCATCGGCATCTTCGTGGCGCGCGGCCTCGCCGGTTATCTGACCGACACCTTCATGGCGCGCGCCGGCCGCAGCATCGCGCGCGACCTGCGCGTGCAGGTGCTGGGCAAGTACCTGCGCCTGCCGGGCCTGCGCTTCGACACCGAACCGGTGTCGTCGATGCTCACCCGCCTGGGTTCGGACAGCGACCAGGTCGCGCAGGCCGCCATCGATGCGGCCAAGGTCATGCTGCAGCAGTCGCTGCAGGTGCTGGTGATGCTGGGCGTGATGCTCTACACCAGCTGGCGCGTGACGCTGGCCGTGCTGCTGCTCGGGCCGATGCTGGCGTGGACGATGGACAAGGTCGGGCGTCGCTACCGTCGCATCGGCCACCGCATCCAGGAGAGCGGAGCGCAGTTGCTGCAATCGGCCGACCAGGCGCTGTCGAACCACCAGGAAGTGAAGGTGTACGGCGCGCAGTCGACCGAACTGGCGCGCTATTCCGGCCAGGCCGAGCACCATCTGCGCCTGAGCCTGAAGGTCGAATCCACGCGCAGCATCTCCTCGGCGATGGTGCAGCTGATGGGCGCGATCGGCCTGGCGCTGCTGCTGTTCTTCGCCGGTCGCGAGGCCATGCAGGGCCGTCTGACCGCCGGCGAGTTCGTCAGCCTCATGGTGGCGATGCTCGCGGTGATCCCCGCCCTGAAGCAGCTGACCAATGTGCAGGGCATGTTGCAGCGGGGCGTGGCTTCCGCCGAGCGACTGTTCGACGTGCTCGACACGCCGGACGAAGTGGACACCGGCACGCGCCCGCTTGAGCGCGCGCAAGGCCTGCTCGAGTTCCGCCATGTCACCGCGCGCTATCCCGGCCAAGCCGAGCCGGCGCTGTCCGACATCACCTTCGAGGCGAAACCGGGCACGGTCACGGCGATCGTCGGCCGCTCCGGCAGCGGCAAGTCCACGCTGATCAAGCTGATCCCGCGCTTCTATGAAATCGAGGAAGGCCAGATCCTGCTCGATGGGCATCCGCTGCAGGACTACCACCTGGCCGACCTGCGCCGTCAGGTCGCGCTGGTGGGGCAGCAGGTGATGCTGTTCGACGGCACCGTCGCGGCCAACGTCGCGTACGGCGAGATGCAGTCGGCCGATGCCGATACGCTGGAACGCGCCGTGCGCGGCGCCAACGCGATGGAATTCGTCGAGCGCTTGCCCAAGGGTATGCATACCGACATTGGCGCCAAGGGCGGACGTCTGTCGGGCGGCCAGCGCCAGCGCCTCGCCATCGCCCGCGCCATGCTGAAGGACGCGCCGATCCTGATCCTGGACGAAGCGACCGCCGCGCTGGACACTGAATCCGAACGCCTCGTGCAGGACGCGCTGGAGCATCTGATGCCCAACCGCACCACGCTGGTCATCGCGCATCGCCTGTCCACGATCGAACACGCCGACCAGGTGCTGGTGCTCGACCAGGGTCGCATCGTCGAGCGCGGCACGCATTCGCAGTTGTTGGCGCAGGGCGGACTTTACGCGCACCTGCACCGCATGCAGTTCCGCGAGGCGGAATGA
- a CDS encoding biopolymer transporter ExbD, translating into MRIRDHRADDEPHIDLVPLIDVILVLIIFFVVTATFDARSVLKLELPRATGEANTDPAKALIVLVNAEGRYFVDDREVLRSDVESLKSTISEVAGNDRDRPVMLRADARTPYQAVVTVYDALGQLGFRKVMNATAPQTREAAAETAR; encoded by the coding sequence ATGCGTATCCGCGACCACCGCGCAGACGATGAGCCGCACATCGATCTGGTGCCGCTCATCGACGTGATCCTGGTGCTGATCATCTTCTTCGTCGTCACCGCCACGTTCGACGCGCGATCGGTGCTCAAGCTCGAACTGCCGCGCGCCACCGGCGAAGCCAACACCGATCCGGCCAAGGCGCTGATCGTGCTCGTCAATGCCGAAGGTCGTTACTTTGTCGACGACCGCGAAGTGCTGCGCAGCGACGTCGAGTCGCTCAAGAGCACCATCTCCGAAGTCGCCGGCAACGACCGCGACCGCCCGGTGATGCTGCGCGCCGACGCGCGCACGCCGTACCAGGCCGTGGTCACGGTGTACGACGCACTCGGCCAGCTCGGCTTCCGCAAGGTGATGAACGCGACCGCGCCGCAGACGCGCGAAGCGGCAGCGGAGACCGCCAGGTGA
- a CDS encoding MotA/TolQ/ExbB proton channel family protein, translated as MLELVKAGGWPMIPLLLLSVLALTLIVERAWTLRRTAVLPPNLGKEVRTWAGSGKLDPAHIESLRRTSPLGELLAAALDVRLRPRDQIRERIEDVGRHLVHKMERYLNTLGTIAAAGPLLGLFGTVVGMIQMFLGILDHGIGDVNQLAGGIGKALVCTAAGMIVAIPALMAHRWFRGRISEYIVAMEHEAIALMDTLDTRPATAVRTPQAA; from the coding sequence GTGCTGGAACTGGTCAAGGCCGGCGGTTGGCCGATGATTCCGCTGTTGTTGCTGTCGGTATTGGCCCTGACGCTGATCGTCGAGCGCGCCTGGACGCTGCGGCGCACCGCCGTGCTGCCCCCCAACCTGGGCAAGGAAGTCCGCACCTGGGCCGGCAGCGGCAAGCTGGACCCCGCCCACATCGAGTCCCTGCGCCGCACCTCGCCGCTGGGCGAGCTGCTGGCCGCCGCGCTGGACGTGCGCCTGCGTCCCCGCGACCAGATCCGCGAGCGCATCGAGGACGTCGGCCGCCACCTCGTCCACAAGATGGAGCGCTACCTGAACACGCTGGGCACCATCGCCGCGGCGGGCCCGTTGCTGGGCCTGTTCGGCACCGTGGTCGGCATGATCCAGATGTTCCTGGGCATCCTCGACCACGGCATCGGCGACGTGAACCAGCTCGCCGGCGGCATCGGCAAGGCGCTGGTGTGTACCGCCGCCGGCATGATCGTCGCGATTCCGGCCCTGATGGCGCACCGCTGGTTCCGCGGCCGCATCTCGGAGTACATCGTGGCGATGGAGCACGAGGCCATCGCGCTCATGGACACGCTCGACACGCGCCCGGCCACCGCCGTGCGCACCCCGCAGGCGGCTTGA
- the lolD gene encoding lipoprotein-releasing ABC transporter ATP-binding protein LolD has protein sequence MSEAMQAIKHQGEAIRAEGLAMTYAEGSLRTPVFAGLDLAVQSGETVAILGASGAGKSTLLHLLGGLDRPTAGEVFVAGRKMSSLSDADRGALRNKSLGFVYQFHHLLPEFTALENVMLPVLLSGAHVPDANRQAKALLEAVGLGHRLEHKPGELSGGERQRAAVARALVNRPACVLGDEPTGNLDEKTASTVFELMLALNHEQHTALVLVTHDRRLARRLDRVLELHEGKLRELAPSEV, from the coding sequence ATGAGTGAGGCCATGCAGGCAATCAAGCACCAGGGCGAGGCGATCCGCGCGGAAGGCCTGGCGATGACCTATGCCGAGGGCTCGTTGCGCACACCGGTGTTCGCCGGATTGGACCTGGCGGTCCAGTCGGGCGAGACCGTCGCCATCCTGGGTGCCTCCGGCGCAGGCAAGAGCACGCTGTTGCATCTGCTCGGCGGCCTCGACAGGCCGACGGCGGGCGAGGTGTTCGTTGCAGGGCGAAAGATGAGTTCGCTGTCCGATGCTGACCGCGGCGCACTGCGCAACAAGTCGCTCGGCTTCGTCTACCAGTTCCATCACCTGCTGCCGGAGTTCACCGCGCTGGAGAACGTGATGCTCCCGGTGCTGCTCTCCGGCGCGCACGTACCCGATGCGAACAGGCAGGCGAAAGCGCTGCTGGAAGCCGTGGGGCTGGGCCATCGCCTCGAACACAAGCCCGGTGAGCTGTCCGGCGGTGAACGTCAGCGCGCCGCTGTGGCGCGAGCGCTCGTCAATCGGCCGGCGTGCGTATTGGGCGATGAGCCCACCGGTAATCTCGACGAGAAGACCGCCTCGACGGTGTTCGAGTTAATGCTTGCGTTGAACCACGAGCAGCACACCGCACTGGTGCTGGTTACGCACGACCGTCGTCTGGCGCGTCGTCTGGACCGAGTGCTTGAGCTGCACGAGGGCAAACTGCGCGAGTTGGCCCCCAGCGAGGTCTGA